The region TGTTTCTGATTTATCCTCGCTCATGTTGTAGTCATTAGCTTCGCTTGACACCCctttatttcgatcccaacactCGGGCCCGAACTCTGAAAATGGAATCACTTTTGATAGTGAGGGAGCGCTTTACTTCTCAAAGTAAGATTTTTCGGTGCAAATCCATATTAGTCGAACTTCAAAACAAGTACCAAAGTACACCGAATgagaaatcaaaaagaaaaataaaagaatttgaTGACCATGTGGAACATGTTTTTTGTGTTACTGATATCTCCAAACATTAAAATTACCAACAACCATGGTGGAAAAATTTATTTCACACATTTACTGGCCCAGTAAATTTTATCCTTTTTGGTTTTACTTTTATTCACAGTCTATAAATACCTCTATCGTGTTAGTGTTTATTCACAACTCAGAATTCCAATCtttcttattattaatatttcccATCTCTTTCACTCATCCAAAGAGACTATGGCTCGCTCCTTTTGCTTCATGGCATTTCTGATCTTGGCAATGATGCTCGTTATTGCCTATGGTTTGTCTCAATTTATTCCTCTAAATTAAATCCTCAtacaaataataaagaattatgagcattattACTCTGTTCCAATGGTTTGTTACGTTTGACTTTGAGGAATTAATCATGAAGAAACTTGTATGTATTCCTCTAAAGAgtatacaaataatttttcttgaaggaaacTAAATTTATTCGCAGTTCAAAAGTTACTATTAATGATTGGCGGCTTTGAAATATCCTGAAAGAACTCGTTTGCTGTATTTCGCTTAACAGCATACAAGCAATCACTACataaaaaaattggatttaGTTGCGAAGCTTGTCACTAGTTTGTCACTAAATAGCTCATAGTTTATCTgttgctaaatagaattaacaATGAATTTTGTTGTGTAACTATAAAATTTGTCTGTCGCTAATTCCTATTTTTTTGGTTCTGGATATTTCTTTTGATCATGTCTTTATTTTGTTAACATTTGTAAGTAATTGTGAATGATTTGTAGAGGTGCAAGCTCAGAACATTTGCAAAACAACAAGCAAGACTTTCACAGGATTATGCATTACCGCCCCGCCATGCAGAAAAGCTTGCATCAAGGAGAAGTTTACTGATGGACATTGTAGCAAAATCCAAAGAAAGTGCCTATGCACTAAGCCATGTGTATTTGATGAGAATATTTCAAATGAAGCTGAGTTGACTTTGGATTTGAGAAAGCAAAAACTTTAACAGAAGCTGTGCTTGAAGAAGAGATCATGATGGAGTAATTAAGAGAGATTAAGGATTTAGtgtcatgaataataataaattgTTGCCTTTCTTAAAGGGTAGCCTATAATGATGCGTTCTTGGCCTCTAGTAGCCATTTAGCACACTAAATAAGTTGTGACACATCAGTCCTTTTTGGATCTTGTATCAAgttaatgtatgttttgatgaaatcAAGGAGAGTTCTCTATACAATAATGCATCACTAGtagtatataatatttttattttaacattACCCAATCAGGGTGTGTTCGGTacaaaggaaaatgttttctaggaAAAAAAGTAGATTTCTGACTTATTTTCTATTGTTCGGTATATAAACAAAACACATTATCCTAAAAGCATTAATTTGTATGTAATCTAGACAAATTATACTATAAAAGGTGGGAGTGGAGGGGTAGGGGTGTGGGGGTGGTGGAAATGGGAGTTAGGGGGTGGGGGTAAAGATGAAGTGTGCTGGATGATGGGAGGACACAATCAATGTGGAGATGGGGATCCTTCCCTGCTCTCTGTTCCAAACTCATATCTTGCAATTTGCGATGTAATATTAAATGCCAAAAGTGTGTGCGTTTGTCTTTCCAATTCCACAAACTTGTACATTTATTAAGATGAATGCTTTCTAGCTAGATAATTCCAAAAGTACCTCATAGAAATAAATGGCGAAAGGGAAAGAAAGTTGAGGACTTCCAAGCAGTCCTCAACCAACACAAGTCATATGCCACTACCAAAATGCAGATAACAATAACAAAGCAATTAATTAATTCAATACTAAGGAAGAAGGAAAGAAGGGACAATAATACAGGTTATGGAAATCATGATGTGAGATTCTCTCTGGCAATTTGCATCTTCTTTTCTCCAATATCTTTCCATGGAAATATGACGTCTTCTTGAGTTGTAAAGGTGACCATACTTCAAATACCTTTGTAGATCATCTCTATTACGGATGGGCATGGTAGGGTAGATATCGATTACCATATCgaaatcaatattttttatacCGCAGTTTCGGTATTATGATATTTGGTACAATATAtggtatgcatttttaaaaagtttagtATTCGATAAGGAATTTGatattcataaagaaaataccgaaatactgaataccataccgaagtatatggttacatatacaattcataaaTCCTAGTActataatactaacaaatatataaactagtattattagaaaactaattgtttaaactTTTAAACTTTGTCAACCctatcttgatttaaatgttttttttgtgtaattgatttacgaaggcgattgtttttattttcttttgaatatttttgcaTGTGTAAGGTGTTAGTACAATAATTGAGACGTTTTTTGAGTAGCCgaagtcataattctctacGATATGAGTATATATAAGTTGAAGTTAACAATATGTGCCGATTTCCGTACCGCAAAATACCGAAATCGAacttaaaaataccgaaccataccgaattatTTTGGTATGATAATGGTATAGTATCTTTAGGAATCGAAAATCGAAATTACTAGAACtttcaaataccgtaccatACCGTATCATGCCCACCCCTATTCTCTACTCAACACTTTAACAAGTTAAAATCAACACATTCAGAGCTAGTGATGAGCAGATCTCTGAAGTCACGAATGCAATTGAAGAATCAATCATTTTTATTAGCCCAAATGCATAGACAGCCAAAGacggattcaggatttaaacTTTAGGGGTTCAACCTTTTAAGATTATTAGTTGAACCcattgtattttaaaagttatgggttcatacctactatttattataattttaataattttttacaaatAAATTTATCTTTCCGCGTTGAGagttaggggttcaattgaatccccACCTTTAAGCCTACATACGCCCTGTAGACAGCCCCTCAAAGTTGatcaaatttttcattttggcacctcaattAAAATTAGTTTCTATTGAACACTTCAATACCATAAATGCTGTATCTATTGAACACCTCATGCTTATGTGGTAAAGAAAGTGGCTCCCACCTCTCTTATTTTGTTTCTTCATCACAGAACTCCCACCGTTATCATCTTCTTCCAGTTTGGTGATTGATTTCCatagattttctttttattttatccttTCTTATGTTCTTTTGTAGGAGCACAAATATTTCGCCTTTCCCATGCTAGAACAAGTTTCACAGCAATACCGTTACGTTGCTACTACCTATTTTACTGTTGAAGATTCATCAAATCAAAGCTCTTTAATTTCAAACCCATAAGAATCCTATAAAAGGGCATCAAGAAAAGTGAAAAGGCAGCTACAGTCACCTGAAAACTTTTAACCGGCTGTAAAAATGAGTACTTATCGGAAAATTCTCCAGTGAAGACAGCAACATCCtagtttattttttcaattttttactCTACACTTATCTGGGTAGTTCCTAACTATCAAGAACTTTAGGTCCTTGATTTtagattatattaaatatttctGAATTAGTCTGGGTATCTTTTGTCAAAGATAAAACCTTTTTGTTCAATTTATCCAAAAGACATCTGTGTAAtattagaaaggaaaacaattgaagaaaaattttctGTGTCTATTCATGGTATCTCCAACGAGTATATATACATTACAAAGGAATTCAAGAACTTTCTATTCTAATCACAGCTGTCCTATACATGATTGCCTGTGAtactaattaattttattctCCGTCTTTGGATTTAGGAAGATACTAGAACCTACAGCTGTACAAGTGTACAAAATACATAGTATATTATTGAGTATATTCCTTTAGGTATTTTGTATGACTAGGAAATGGGCTCGGTGATATGCAAACCCGATTGGGCCTTCTTGCGTGTTTCCTTTTGTTCCAAATAAAAGGCCTAAAGTTGTTAAATGATCCGATTTGCATAAATGACCTTGTCTTTGTCATATAAAGTGGTTTGAACGATACACACGATGAAGACAAACTTCTGTTgtgttcttctttcttcatcttttcttgcCTTCTCACAAATGCAAAATTCCCATGTCCaacactcccccccccccccccccccaagttCGAGGGGTGTGATGAAACCCCCAACTTGTTAAGTAATTTGTGATGAGGAACACCAGGTAGGTGTTTGGTGAATATATCGGCTAATTGAGAGGTTGAAGGGACAAAGTTCACAGAAATAAGTCCGGCAAGGAACTGTTGGCGAACAAAGTGGCAATCGAGTTCCACATGTTTAGTACGCTCatgaaaaatggggttttggcTATATGATAGCAGCTTGTGAATCTGAATGAAGAGAGATCGGAAGAGATGGTGATATGGTGAGATCAGACAATAATCGCACAAGCCAAGTGATCTCAGCTACGACTCGCCGCATAGATCTGTACTCCGCTTCTGCGGATGATAGGGAAATCCAAGattgtttcttttatttccatGAAATGGGTGTACCCCTAAAACTGATGAAGAATCCGCTTATCGATCGTCGAGTCTCAGGACAAGAACCCCAATCAGAGTCGCAGTAAGCTTGTAAATCAAATGAACCACTTGATTGGAATAGCAAACCAAGAAATTTGGATTTCCAATTAAATAGCGAGACAGTGTAGTGCTGCTTGATAGTGTGGTAAACGAGGGGATTGCATAAACTGGCTTAAGTGTTGGACAGCAAAGGACAAATCTAGTCGGGTGTGGGTCAAGAAGTTGAGTTTCCCAAGTAGACGACGATAGATGGTTGGATCGGGTAGAAGTTCACCCACATCAGCTCTTAATTTTGTTGAAGGCTCGATGGGAGAAGAGGCAAGCTTCTTGTGCTGACAGTTGAACTCAGAAATGAGATCAAAAGGTAAACTTTCTCTGAGTAACTATTAGACCTTTTTCCTCTTTGAGTAATTCCAAACCAAGAAAGTAATTTGCAAGACCAAGGTCTTTAATCTGAAACTCTGAGTGTAGAAACTTCTTCAAATCAGCTAATTCACTTAAATCATCCCCTGTAACTAGTATGTCGTCAACGTAAACAGCGAGGATGCAAACACCACGACTAGTCCTCTTGAAAAACAATGAATAATCATTCAATGAATGTGAATAACCTTTAAACTGAAGGGCAGAAGTCAGCCTAGCATACCACTGACGAGAGGCTTGTTTAAGCCCATATAGGGATTTATTTAATTTGCAAACTAACTTAGGATTTGAAACTTGCAAACCGAAATTTGGTATCCTCATATAAACCTCTTCGTAAATTTCCATGTAAAAAGGCGTTATTTACATCCAATTGAAAAAGACCCATCCCCTTTTTTGTTGCAATCAGGCACCTGACAGTGGTCATCTTGACCACAGGTGAATAAGTTTCTGTATAATCAATACCTTGTCTTTGTATGTCTCCTCGAATAACCAAACGTGCCTTATACCTTTCTAAAGAACCATCTGCCTTGTATTTTACTTTGTAGACCCATTTGGATGGTAGAGCTTTATGACCAGGTGGGAGTGAGACCAAATCCTAAGTATGGTTAGCCTGTAAAGCTGCAAATTCTTGTGCCATTGCTTGTTGCCAACAAGGATGCAGTGAAGCTTGGGAAAAGGTACTAGGTTCAGTGATGTGAGCAACAGTGTTGAGAAAAGTTTGGTTGGAATTAGACAAAGCAGAAAATGCTAGACTAGTCGGTTTAAGGGCAGCTGCAAAAAAAGTGTTAGTTACATCAGTTAAATAAACAAAATTGCATATGTAATCTGGCAAATAAGTGGGAGGATGTTTGACTCTAGAAGACTGTCTAGTGGGTAAAGTAGCAGGGACGAGATTAACTCGGAATTGGTGATTGTGAAGTAGATGAATCGGGCAGAATAGGAGGAGAGATGGATGTAGACTCTAGTAGTGTAATAGGATCAGGATGAGTGATAGGTTGTGAGGCAGGATTAGGTGAATCAAAGTGAGTAGACTCTGACATTGTATTAGGTGCAGGATGAGTGGTAAGTTCTGATGTAAGATTAGGGGAATCAAGGGAAGATGGATCAGCTGAGGAAACTGGTGATGATAGTGGTTGAGCATTTTCAGATGTGATGGGAAAATCAGGATGAGTAATAGTAGAAGGATTGGATGTATCAGGTAAATTAGTGGTATTTAGTGTTTCAGTTGAAGTTGTGATAATGGGATAGACAGGACTAtgagaagaagatgaaataagAGGAAAAACAGACTAAAAGAATTTGACATCTCTtgaaacaaatattttcttaGTTTGCAAATCTAATGAGTTTATAACCTTTCTGGTGAATAGGATACCCAATGAAAACACATTTTGTAGCTCGAGGATCTAGTTTTGATCTGAATTGTGACAAAGTGTTAGCATAACATAGACAACCAAAAGACTTGAGGGACTGATAAGAAGGTGGAACCTTATAGATAATTTCATAAGGTGTTTTATAGTTCAAGATCCTAGAAGGAAATCTGTTGATTAAATAAGTAGAGGTTAAAAGACACTCACCCCAATAAGATAAAGGAAGATTTGATTGAAAAAGTAATGCTCTACAAGTTTCCAAAAGGTGTCTATGTTTCCTTTCAAccacaccattttgttgtggtgtggcAACACAACTAGTTTGATGCGAGGTACCTTGTGATGACAAATAATGAGAGTTTTCTATTTGGATCCAAGTTCCTTGGCATTATCTGATCTTATGACCTTGATTTTGGTTTGAAATTGTCTTTCTATCATGGTTATGAACTGCTTGAGAACATAGAAGGCATTACTTTTAGTTTTAAGAAAATAGGTCCAAGTACCCCtactataatcatcaacaatggTTTAAAAATATCTAAATTCATCATGAGTAGAGACCTTATAGGGACCCCAAGTGTCCACATGAATAAGTTCAAAGATACCTTTTGTAGAAATATTACTGGATTGAAAATTCAACTTGGACTGCCTAGCTTTAGCACAAACATCACAAGGAAATGACAAAGTAGGAATAGATGGAAAACTGGAAATGTTCTTCATATTAGATAATGGCAAATGCCCCAACCTTTGATGCCATAGGTTTACATTCAAAATAGAAGAACTAACTGAAACAGAACTTGAACTAGGAACAACTGAATTATTACAAGTAGACTTAAAGGAAAACTACTAGTCGGAGACATGAAAGCCGAGGCGAACTTGTACTTGGCTTGATAGGAGCGATTTGAGAATGTATAGGCCTTTTTGAACATCACAAGAAACCTTTGGGCTCTTGTGGAAGGGCCACGAAAAAGTGcgccaaaagagaagaaaatgaaCATACAATGGCGAGAGAGTGAACTTGTGTATGGAGAGCAGATTAAACTTAAAATCTGGCACAAAAAGGACATTGTGTAACACTAGGTTAGGTAAAATTGTTCTTGCCCTTATGTGTGACTTTGAGTCTTTGAGAATTTGGCAAACTAACATACAAAACTGCAGATAAAGATGTAACATTAGACAATAATGATAGATCATAAGTCATGTGTTCTGATGCTCCACTGTCTAGTATCCATGAATTTGAATGAATTTGAGAAGAAAAAGACTATAAACTAGGATTAAAATGAGGTGTAACTATACCAGCACAGTTGGCAGTAACATTGACATCAGAATTTGCTTCACTTGTCTCACCATATTTGAATTGGTGAAGAAGATTTGCTAACTGGTTCTATTTCTCAGTAGTCATCTATTTTGCAAATGATATAAGATCTCCATCATAAGTTGCATGATTGTTGTTTTGTTCTGAAGGAACCACTGAACTAGTATTGCTATGAGCAGGAAACTTGTTCTTCTTATTTCTTGTGAATTTGAAATCTGGTGGGAAACCAATTATTCTATAgcacttgttggtattgtgattagTCATCTTGCAGTTAGTACAGTAAAGTCCTGAGTTTTGCTTGTCAAAATTTCCTTTGTATTTTCCTTCATTCCCTGTGTACTTCTGCTGATAGTTATTTGGAAATCTCTAAGCATTGTTGTTATTCTACCTTGGACTTGAGACCATAAAAGTAGCTTGAGAAGGGTGTGCTTCCATGTGCACCTCCATTTGTTTTTCATCTTGTCTGAGAAGAGAATAAGTAGAACTCACTGTAGGCAAAGGACCCATCATCAAGATGGTGCTCTTAACACTGGAATAACTGCTGTTCAGTCCCATAGGGAACTGAATCAGTCTTCCATCTTGATGAGATTTGATAGTCTTCAGCTTACCACCTCAAACACACTTACAGGAACAATGATCAAAAGTAATCAAAACATCAAGCTCATCCCATATCTTCTTAACCTTAGTGAAATAAGCAGCAATGTCTGAGTTACCTTGAACTGCATCTGATAATTCTTTTTGTAATTGGTAAAGCTGAGCTCCATTGCATTGACCGAACCTTGTTGCTAATTCTTTCCAAATTTCCTTTGCAGTTTTTTAGTAGAGAACAGATTCAGCAATGTCCTTTGAAAGTGAGTTGAGAATCCAGGATATGACCATGTCATTACACCTGGTCCAAGCTCTGTAATAAGCTGATGAAGGATCTGGCATCTCAGATGTACCATTAACCATTCCAAGCTTGTTTTTGGCTGAAAGGGCAATAACAAATGCCCTACTCCATCCTGCATAACCTTTTCCATCGAACAAGGTGTTGACAAGCAACATTCCCGGTGAATCTTACGGATGAAGATAGAAGGACTTGAGTGGTCATTGATTGGGTTGGCTTGAGTGTGAGTTTGGCTTGATTCAGTGTTATCTGATTCAACCATTGTAGTGAGAATTCAGAGATGATTGAGAGCAAAAAATGAATCTCATAGCAGGTTATctactgctctgataccatattggaaaagaaaacaattgaagaaaaaattatGTGTCTATTCATGGTATCTCCAACGAGTATATATACATTACAAAGGAATTCAAGAACTTTCTATTCTAATCACAGCTGTCCTATACATGATTGGCTGTGATACTAACTAATTTTATTCTCCTGTACTGGATTTAGGAAGATACTAGAACCTACAGCTGTACAAGTGTACAAAATACATAGTCTATTATTGAGTATATTCCTTTAGGTATTTTGTATGACTAGGAAATGGGCTCTGTGATATGCAAACCCGATTAGGCCTTCTTGCGTGTTTCCTTCTATTCCAAATAAAAGGCCCAAAGTTGTTAAATGATCCGATTTGCATAAATGACCTTGTCTTTGTCAGATAAAGTGGTTTGAACGATACACACGATGAAGACAAACTTCTGTTgtgttcttctttcttcatcttttcttgcCTTGTCACGAATGGAAAATTCCCATGTCCAACATGTAATGATGTTTTTTCTCGCCCTTCTCCAAACTTTATTAACCTAAGAGAGATGATCTAACATACACATGTAATTAtaaattcggaaaagggccaaatatatccctGAACTATCAAAttagggtcaaatatacccttcattatactttgggtccaaatatgtCCCTACTGTTATACTATTGgcttaaatatacccctccaccATTAAAGTTGTTCAAATTGGAACCTAACCCCACATGgcactaaaattttaaaaaggtagGCAATATGTGGCATGCCACTTCACTAGCCAAACTCAATTTTACCCCACCCCCCTCTCCTTCCATATCATCTTTCACCATTAACATCTAAGAAGAAGATTATTTTCCTTCATCTTTTACAACCTATAATAGCTAAACACAACTATGAAAACACCACTGTCAAACAGCAACCCTATAGTGACGATCTCCATTCGTCTATCCACTCACTGTAAACCACCCTTTCTTCACCATAACTGCATCATCAAAATACCATGTAAATCTCCGTCAAACAAGCTCCAAAATGCTGAGTCGAGTCAACGAGGTGTCCGTCAGTAGCTCCGTTCGAGAGGTTCTGCTCTAGTTTTGCATTGGTTGTGGTCAATGTTTAAGTTTAGTTGCGGATTCATTTTAGCCGTTGTTGTACGAACAGTTGCTTGGAGTTTTTCTCGTAAATAAAGTTTAGAAAAGGCATATTTAAAAGTTCATTCTTTCGGTACTTTGTTGTTTAATAAtgcttttatctttttcttgaatGCTTCTATTCTTGGTTTCTCATACTCtctatttgtaaataaaaatgGCAGGGGAGAAAACAGGAAGAGGACGAGGATGACGATGTTTCTCATATAGGGGAATATATCATGGCAAATGATGTTCTACATCCAGCCATGGAGGAAATTGGAAGCAACCCACTAATGGTGAAAGATGATATGGAAGGAGAGGGAGGTGGACTAAAATTGAGTTTGGTAATTGAAGTGGCATGCCATATATTTCCCACCTCATTAAAATTTTAGTGTCACGTGGGATTGGGTTACAacttggacaactttaacggtgaaggggtatatttgagccaATAATATAACTGTAGGGGCATATTTGGACTCAaaatataacgaagggtatatttgaccctttttcgatagttcaagggtatatttggcccttttccgttataAATTTTGAGCGgagttcctttttctttctttttttattttcaaaacatgGGAAGAAGCTCTTTATGGTGTTTCTTCACCAACGCATGTTAAACTTCTCAATTCTtactttatttttctccttcaataaAAAGAGTGATaatatgaatgacatttttaaaaagattatttttacTCAAAGTGACTACTTACCAGAAAATGGaagagaaaaaacaagaaaaagaaagaacatgGGGAAGACGAACGAGAGGGGGTGGGGAGGTGGGGGTATTGGGGTTAtcagaaagttttttttttttttcctccttaaAAGCCTTTTTTCATAGTTGTTCATTTGTTATTTACACGTGTCACATATTAATTGGCCTTTATTCCATATCAGCGTGCTTGATAAACACGCGCTGCATTTTGAAAAGAGATGTTAACTCAGGTGTTTAATAGAAACATTATTTATGGTGTTGAAGTGTCTAATAGGAACTAGATTTAGTTGAGgtgtcaaaatgaaaaatgCAATCAATTTAAGGGGCTGTCTATGCATTTggccttttaattattattctctCAAAAAACTATGCCTCAACTAGAAGGTGTCTTAATCAGCTTTTGCATATCCTTCAACTCAAGAACAGCTCCTAACGGTTAGTTCTTCCTATATTCTATGATGTGCGCAAGCAAAGTGGAATCTTTGTTGAAGCCTTAAATGGGAAAACGTGTCGATTAACAAGCTTTTACTGGATGTGCGAATGCAAAATTTAAATAAACCCGCCAACTCTGCCATTTGGCACCAGATTTTAGTTCCTACATTTAGGACCATTTGGATATTCAAGTAATTCCAACTTATGAAGTAgatttagaatttaaattttattaatttaatttttaatggtTTTTTAGCATCATttgaatatattatattaaaatgtTATGAGTTtgcacataaatttttattcTATGTCGAAAATATCTAATTCATATTAACTTGATATCAAGAAGATGCATCTGCCCCTGATTGCGACTCTTCCTGGCAACAGATTTTAGGTTGTAAGTTTAATTTAGGACCATTCACGAAGAAAATAAGGCTGATTTCAAACCTCTTTTAATGCAACATTTTATGtcctttttgtcattttcttttttggctttTGCTTAAATGACACATCGCGATTCAAAAAGAAGATTGACAATTTTTTATCACGCTGATAAGTTTATCAAGAGCGTGTACATGACACATTAGGCGAATCTCACGTCAAAATAAAAGTGGAAAGTGAAGAGCCCTATAAACCATACAATAAGTTCTATATATTTTAACGCAAAACTAATTTCAAATTGAAGAGTAATTTCATGATGGATGAAATACTTTGTTCTTTGAATAGTTTACATGAGAGCATTTTGCGACTccaatgatagtataactcgaGCGATAAATCCATGAGGTCAGTCAATAATACGTGTCATAGGCTTGGATTGTGACATATACATTTTCGGAATAAGAAGTTTTTATAGTCGCACAAATCTTTATGACatatttaaaatcacaagattaaaAATTTTACGCCGATCCCTCTATGTTCCTTTGGCTTATTTATTGAACCCGCTCTGTGGGAATTTTTTAGTACAGAAAGTGTCAAAAGTTCTACAACACACCAATATTATGACATATTAagattacaagtttcaaaagtcattttttaataaattttacgTCAAGTCAAACTATACCAAACAAAGTAAAACGGAAGGAGTAACAAGTAATATGGTTCATTCTTATCCATTTTCAAGAGGTTTACAATAATCTTGAAAGTCTAATAATGCGAATAAATTAGTCTCTTTTTTGGAGAATAACTAATTCACGTAGCTCATGACCATAATCATTAAAGGTTATGGAGGGGTAGGtaagtgtcacaccccttttttggGTCCTGCGCGATCAATGCACATGGGTTTTATATTATTAAAGAGTTCTTTCAATTAAAGTGACGGTTGTGAATAGGGATTATTTACTTATAGAGTtgccacttggaattgagttttggtgttcgaagtcaccttatgaatccctaatcaaaaggaaatgactctttcAATATTAAGGTCCGTGAAAATAGAAGACCgggtaaggaattctgttgaccagggagaaggtgttaggcattccccgagtcccgtggttctagcacg is a window of Lycium ferocissimum isolate CSIRO_LF1 chromosome 12, AGI_CSIRO_Lferr_CH_V1, whole genome shotgun sequence DNA encoding:
- the LOC132039004 gene encoding LOW QUALITY PROTEIN: defensin-like protein (The sequence of the model RefSeq protein was modified relative to this genomic sequence to represent the inferred CDS: deleted 2 bases in 1 codon) yields the protein MARSFCFMAFLILAMMLVIAYEVQAQNICKTTSKTFTGLCITAPPCRKACIKEKFTDGHCSKIQRKCLCTKPCVFDENISNEAELTLFEKAKTLTEAVLEEEIMME